In one window of Musa acuminata AAA Group cultivar baxijiao chromosome BXJ3-2, Cavendish_Baxijiao_AAA, whole genome shotgun sequence DNA:
- the LOC103968665 gene encoding aspartyl protease AED3-like — MASSPSLLPLGLLLLLILVPFALAAPSHCATPPDQRSTINIFRASDPCSPFRPSDRSSSWEDTMMNFMTYDESRLTYLASLATSHRPSGRSFVPIAPGRQLLQIPNYVVRASLGTPAQPMLVALDTSSDAAWFPCTACTGCASTSTSASFDPSSSTTYRPLPCGSPQCAQVPNPSCPEGAASCAFNLTYGGSSVQAGLAQDILALASEVVQSYTFGCVQKMTGNSIPPQGLLGLGRGPLSFLSQTKDLYASTFSYCLPSFKSLNFSGTLRLGPIGQPKKIKTTTLLSNARRSSLYYVSMIGIRVGRRVLDIPPSAFAFDPATGAGTIIDSGTMFTRLVAPAYAALRDEFRRRVKAAGPVTSLGGFDTCYNGAIKPPAITLMFMGMNVTLPPDNALIHSTAGSITCLAMAAAPDNVNSVLNVIANVQQQNHRVFFDVPNARVGFAREFCTAAA, encoded by the coding sequence ATGGCTTCCTCTCCGTCGCTGCTGCCACTtggtcttcttcttctgctaATCCTCGTCCCCTTCGCTCTCGCCGCTCCTAGCCACTGTGCCACTCCACCTGATCAACGTTCCACCATAAACATCTTCCGCGCCTCCGATCCTTGCTCTCCGTTCCGCCCCTCCGACCGCTCCTCCTCATGGGAGGACACCATGATGAACTTCATGACTTACGACGAGTCCCGCCTCACCTACCTGGCTTCGCTTGCCACCTCTCACAGACCCTCCGGCCGCTCCTTCGTGCCCATCGCCCCCGGTCGTCAGCTCCTCCAGATCCCCAACTACGTCGTCCGCGCCAGCCTCGGCACCCCGGCGCAGCCCATGCTCGTCGCCCTCGACACCAGCAGTGACGCCGCCTGGTTCCCCTGCACCGCCTGCACAGGTTgcgcctccacctccacctccgcctCCTTCGACCCCTCTAGTTCCACCACCTACCGCCCGCTTCCCTGCGGCTCCCCCCAGTGCGCTCAGGTCCCCAACCCCTCTTGTCCCGAGGGCGCAGCCTCGTGCGCCTTCAATCTCACCTACGGCGGCTCCTCCGTCCAGGCCGGGCTCGCGCAGGATATCCTCGCCCTCGCCTCCGAAGTCGTTCAGTCGTACACGTTCGGGTGTGTGCAGAAGATGACGGGCAACTCAATTCCGCCTCAGGGCCTCCTGGGTCTCGGCCGCGGCCCTCTCTCCTTCTTGTCCCAGACCAAGGACCTCTACGCCTCCACATTCTCCTACTGTCTCCCGAGCTTCAAGTCGTTAAACTTCTCCGGCACGCTGCGACTGGGACCGATCGGCCAGCCGAAGAAGATCAAGACCACGACGTTGCTGTCCAACGCCCGCCGCTCTTCCCTCTACTACGTGAGCATGATTGGGATACGAGTAGGACGCCGAGTGCTCGACATCCCGCCCTCGGCGTTCGCCTTCGACCCGGCCACAGGCGCCGGTACCATCATCGACTCGGGGACCATGTTCACCCGGCTGGTGGCACCCGCGTATGCAGCGCTGCGGGACGAGTTCCGGCGGCGGGTTAAGGCAGCCGGACCAGTGACGTCGCTGGGCGGCTTCGACACGTGCTACAACGGAGCAATCAAGCCGCCGGCCATAACGCTCATGTTCATGGGGATGAACGTGACGTTGCCGCCCGACAACGCGCTGATCCACAGCACCGCCGGGTCGATCACGTGCCTGGCGATGGCCGCCGCGCCGGACAACGTCAACTCGGTGCTCAACGTCATCGCCAACGTGCAGCAGCAGAACCACCGTGTCTTCTTTGATGTGCCCAATGCCAGGGTCGGATTTGCGCGCGAGTTCTGTACTGCTGCTGCCTGA